ctctatgtatataaatctccccactgtattttccacggcatgcatctgatgaagtgagctgtagctcacgaaagcttatgctcaaataaatttgttagtctctaaggtgccacaagtcctccttttctttttgcctattTCGTGATTCTTGAGAATCCCGGAGCTGTGCTGCATCCGTGTGATATGAGTGGGAATTGCACTTTTCCACATTGCTTTTGAACACACATGGTTACAGTTTTGTTAGCTGGCTtccagcactcccactataaaaaGTGTTCCAACGCCTCTGTACTGGACAGTCCTCTTTTTGGCTGGTTTGTCCCCCATCCGATACTGGGACAAAACCAGATGTTTCTTTGTCTGGTATCAGATACGACAGctatggttctcaaactgtgggtcgggatcccAAAGGGGGTggtgaccccgttttaatggggttgccagggctggcttcaGACTTTCTGGGACCcagagctgaagctgaagcctgagccccaccacccagggcaaAGCCTGAGGCCTTCAGCCCTGGTGGCAGGGATCAGATTACAGTCCCCCTGCCggggggaggcaggagaggaggccTGGCCCCCACAGCTGGGACAGCAGGGCACGGGCAGGTTCAGGCTTTGgctccccctcctggggttgtgttgtaatttttgttgtcagacgGGGGTTGTGGTgccatgaagtttgagaacccttgccaTAGGAGATGCCATTTTGAACAGTGcactgctctgctccccacccacaTGACCTCAGACACGCTGCATGCAAGGTCAGAACAGTGCGGGCAAGGCAGTGCACTCTTGAAAATGATGTCCCGTGTGGCATGATCTCACACACACCGTACATCTCAGGTCACGCTGGCAGGGAATGGGTCACGCTGGCAGGCGCAGGCCCTGCCATTCCCAGAGGTGCCGGAATGTGCAGGATTCCAGAACATGTGAGTGGTCACCCTCCAAAACAGCCACTGCACATTCTCTGAGGGTCAAGCTCAGGACTGTTAGAGGGGGAGACTACTGTGCTACCAACTGCACTACGGTGGCTGGCTAAGATAACGCTAGACACTGCCAGCTCGAGCGTCACTGGCACCTGACAGCACAGCACCCTGCAGTGCAGGGCAAAACAAAAGAGAAGCGAGTGACATAACCTCCTGGAGGCAGACCCAGCCCACCTGGCTACCCCTGGAGCTGCCCACTTATCCCCGGTGTTGCTGCACAGAACCGTCCCTACGCTTCCTCCAGAGGGGGTGGCAAAGGGAAAGTCTTCGCTGACCAGGAATTGAGCCCAGACCCCAGCAGggagtagagtgaccagatagcaagtgtgaacaaTCAGGACGGGGTGGGTAATAGGTGTCTGTATAAGAAAAAAGCCCCAATATCGGCACTGTCCCTATCAAatcgggacagctggtcaccaTAGCAGGGAGAGCCCAGAACCACTAGAGCACCAGGGTCCGGACAGGCTGCTGCCTCTCTGCACAAAGCGGACACAACAGCAGACCAAAGGGCTGTGTGCGATGGCTGGAGCGGAGGCCGGCCGGAGTTCACCAGGCCAAACGCCCTGTGAGCTGATGGAGGATGGAGTCTGAAAAGGGAGGCTGGGGACCAGAGAAGAAAAACACCAAGGCAGGCGCGACACCCTTGCCCGGCAAAGGAGCAGGGAACGGCCTAAGCGGGTGAGTCCCTGCGGCCCCGGGCAGGCGGCTGGGGTTGATCGCTCCCGCGGGAGGCTGAACGCAGGGCGGGACCCCGCAGCCCCGGGCAGGGCGGGCTGGCTCGTGTAATGGAGGCTGGAGGAAGACACGTGACGTGACCGCCGCCGGGGCAGGGTACGGGCCGCGCGACCCGCCCGGGCCGGGGCCCTGGTCTCCTGGCTCCGGCCGGGCTGGGCCCCCGAGCCGAGGGGCGGGGGAAAGGCGGGACCCCAGCGGCGCCGGCTGGGCAGCGCTGCCCGAGGCCGAGGGGCGGCGCCAGGCTCTGAGCGGCCGGAGGCTCCTCGGCTGAGGCGGCCTctgcggggccgggccgggctctGCCTCTGGGGCGGCGCCGAGGTGAGAGCCGGGCGGGCGGCCGCGCTGCGGGGAGCCAAGGGTGGGACCCGCCGCCCCGggcgcccctctcccccctcacccgGCCAACTGCGCTGCGGGGATCGGCCGGGCCTGCAACAGCCCCCGCTTCCGCACAGCCcgtgaccgccccgacccctgaACCCGCCGCCTCTGTGCCAGTGTTTAGCGCATTCACCGCCTttgcccccgctcccccagcacttacctcaggtgccccccccccccaattaagAGCCACGCTTTTTAGTAGTGCGGGACTCTGCTCGGACCTGTTGGGGCATCCGAGACGCACCAGCAGGGCGGACACCGGCTGCCCCGCGCCGCAGGGCCCAGCCCCGGGGCGAGTATTTTCAAAAGTCCAGTGGATGTTTGCAAAATTCTCCCGGGCCCGGCCGGCCCGCTctcaggggggctggaacaatttgtagagtggggggtgctgagagccattgaaccagacTGTAAAGcctgtgtataatggaaaccacttcaagcactccctgcacccctcgtCCCAGTACCTGTGCCCGCTCtcctctggggcaggggccaaGGGAAATGACTTGTCTGTGCAATTTATTAAAGGCCTTCCCTAGTGTGGGTGTTTCCATCCCCTTCCTCAAATTAGCGAGCTTTGGGGCAGTTCTGAATCTTGTCGTTCATGATCCTGTTCAGAAATTGCTACAAGGGTTCTCAATTcaattggttttaaaatattcGAGCTGggcttaaaacaaaacacaaccctgTGCCTCAAAGTGATGAAGAATTACCCGTTAAGGGTGTGATCATACCCATCCTTACATTTGTGGTTTTGACATGGCACTAGTACCATGTGGGGTACTAAATACCTTTAGAtgtcattgaagtctatgggagctgAGGATGTCACTCACCACCTTGCCGGATCAggcccatttaaattaatgggactattcatggtcCAAAGCTGCAAGGTCCTGAACCACAGTCAGCTCTGAGAGAGGCCAGGGACTGGCTTACACACAAAATTTAGTTCAACCTAGGTACATCACTTGGGTGTGAAAAAATTCATACCCATGAGCACCTCAGTTAAGCTAGCCTAATCCCTTCTGTACATGCAGCTCTGTTgacaaaataatttttccattAACCTCGTTACTGCTGCTCCAAAAGGTGGATTACCTGCATTTATAGAAAAACCCTTTCTCTCAGTGTAGGAAGCCTCTACACTATGGCGCTATAGCAGGATAGCTACAGTGCCAcggctgtgctgctgtggcacctgtggtgtagacatggcctaaaatgGAGTTGCTTGCTGAGGATTCTGGGACCTGTGAGAACTATTTAAGCAAAATTAACTGACTTGTTTTGATCATATTTAGTGATCTCTCAGGAGTTCGAGGTGTGACATGCACTTTCAGTATGAAAACGAGACAAGGGTTTGAAACAGCCCAGGGTGGGCCCATTTGAGAGTACAGTATCCACACTGAATAAGATGATGAGTAGCATCCCATTAGGGATCAAAAACTCAATGGCCCTCAAATGAAACTCTTACAGTTTGCGGGGTAGTGTTGGGAATCACCACATGAAGGCACACCAGCGTTGGGATCGATAACAACCAGTTATCCAAGTATGAGTGGCATAATTGTGAAGTACAGGAGGCAGTACTTGGCATGAGCAAAGGAGAACATAATGCTGGGAAAACGTTGGTCTATGAAACATGAACTATAAttcattttcttcaaaaataagtatttaaaaatgtcatttatttttttattttatctttaggTAACAATTCATCATTAATCAAGATGTCCTCAGCACCTGAGTCCCCAAACATTAAAAAAGAAGCACCCAAAGAGAAAGACAGTCGAATTCCAGGACTCAGGGGTGTCCGTACAACCACCCTGTTCCGAGCTGTGAATCCAGAGCTTTTCATTAAACCTGTAAGAGGCTCCTTCAGAGACAAtatgtttaaaaatgcatttttgagatatatttttttaaaaaacacatttaagCCACTAGTGTGATAAGTACCACCTAAGAATATTATAACTGAAAAATAGTTTTCACATTTTCCCAGTTTGATTACTTTGCATTATTTGACATCACTTTGTCTATAGTCAGTTTCTGTTTCCCCCATGTACTGGTAGACTGTTCTGGCATCTAatactcctgcgggaattctgcaccaaaaaatccaaaattctgcaccaaaaaaaaaaaaaaatccaaaattctgcaccaaaaattccaaaattctgcatattttatttgtccaaATAATGCAATacaatcacaccagtttcacttattttggtaatttGTTTAAACTACcatagaggaaaaaaatcacaaaaactgttcagcatttcctaaacacatgaaagttaagttacaaatacttggtaaccaagaccctgcattccagttataatcctagattttcatttaaattacattacttttattttggtgtttggtgttctgtaaagtaggctggtttcagagtaacagccgtgttagtctgtattcgcaaaaagaaaaggagtccttgtggcaccttagagactaaccaatttatttgagcatgagctttcgtgagctacagctcacttcatcagatgcataccgtgggcTGTCACTTTAAATTGCCCAGACTTTCACATGTGATagtcatacagttttgctaatcattgtcctgcattttttttaaatggataggtaaaatagatcctgagctgtaatctaaccccattgtgcctctctggcacaggaaaaaaagcGAGAAAGTCCATAAACCTTCCTAGCCGAGCATCCCGTTACTGTCATTTACAGTAAGGCTCCTTTATACCActttataccactctggcaaGGTAAAGGAGCCTTAATTGCCTAAGCGTTTGTctatactggtttcagagtaacagccgtgttagtctgtattcgcaaaaagaaaaggagtacttgtggcaccttagagactaaccaatttatttgagcatgagctttcgtgagctacagctcacttcatcagatgcataccgtggaaactgcagcagactttatatatacacagagaatatgaaacaatacctcctcccaccccactgtcctgctggtaatagcttatctaaagtaatcgtcaggttaggccatttgacgattactttagataagctattaccagcaggacagtggggtgggaggaggtattgtttcatattctctgtgtatatataaagtctgctgcagtttccacggtatgcatctgatgaagtgagctgtagctcacgaaagctcatgctcaaataaattggttagtctctaaggtgccacaagtactccttttctttttgtctatactggcactttacagcactgcaactttctcgctcagtgGTGTGAAGAAACCCCCTGAGCGCTggaagtttcagtgctgtaaagtgggaGTGTTGGCAGTGCACTAGCCCTGGGAGCCATTCCCCTcctggaggtgggtttttttcagcactgggagagctctctcccagcactggtgccggGGCAGCTCTTTAATGTTGCCAGTGAAGATATGCCCTAGGAATGGGAACAATTAACTAACAATGGGAACATTAGCAGCCTGCCTGTTTAGTTGTTacatttctgctctgcctcagagaCAGAGCCTGCTTCACACAGCCTTACGCCTCTAAGCCCAGGATGCAACAAGAGGCACAGAGTGAGTTTCTCTCACTCATTTGCAATCAGGCAGGCATCGagtcctccccccccgccccaacatctctccatggaggcacacaagcccagcctccctcctcgTCCTGCGGTGATCTgctctctgctgctggctgcttccagcagACACGCCTGGGCTGCTGTAGAAGGGGCGTgtgttccccacagatttctttgctccgCCATTTTTCTGCAGGGGTGCCAAGAAATCTGCAAACAGTATGAATTCTGCACCCCACACagggcgcagaattcccccaggagtaatctaatgagaggaaaggagtacttgtggcaccttagagactaaccaatttatttgagcatgagctttcgtgagctacagctcacttcatcggatgcaagggACTCCCATGAGTCTGCAGAGTTTTATGATTTCATGCGTTAGTTACAGGGAGCCTCTCTTCATATTTAAAAGGGTAAAAAAGaggatttaaatattttttaaagtttttaagatGAAAggacaaatgtttgtttttaaaaagtaagggTTTTTTCCATTTAAGTGCCACGAACTTGAGGGACCTTTTAGCTTTTAAGATCTGCTGTGCTCGCCTACTTCACCACTCTCTCTACAGAATGTTGAAACCAGTTACCACTTTTTATGGATGATTTTTAACTTAATAATTgtttaattataaataaatataaagtaaattGAAAAACTAACTATGGTGGGAAAAATAGCCCAGAGACGTTTGCTTACTATTTTTAATGCCGTTTTATTAAATGATTTGATGTGGGAGGGTAATGTGGCAAATTACTTTAAACATTCTTTTACATAGGATACTAACTTGGGTGCGGTGCTAATACTGCGGAGTGTTGATAATGCTGCTCGTGCGGCTGATCTTGGAGCTCCAGTGTTAGCTGCACGTGCAGAGAGTGCAGCATGCTAATTCAGCAGACCTCAATGTTATTCATAAAGAAAGACGACAGGCTCAGTTTGGTGGCGAAGGTGCTCTGCCGGGTTTATGGTCAGCAAAACACAGTACTGGTGCTTTGTCCAATGGCTCATAGGGACACTAAGACGTGTGCCCGTGACAACGTACAGGCTCAGTCAGCATAACAGGATACTGTCCCCTCGGCTGATACAAAGATGCCCCTCctatgacttctccttttatacattgatacaGACAAGTTACATATTACACTCCAGATATTGTTAATTCCCATCCTTACACCTTGTATCTGCTAGTTCAAACAAAACATCCTCATCCATTATCCTGCCATCCCATCCTTATTTTATAAGGGGTCCGTGTGTTCCTGTTTATTATCTTGGGGATTTGTTTACGTTCTTATTTGAGAACTCTGTGTGTTTTTGTACAATCCTCTCTGGTCAGGAACTAACTTACTTGGTCAGCCAATACATGGTGTGTTACTATTACTGCCAAGGCCTACTTTGGGTCACAGCCTTCCGTTCACACTGCTAGttatgcctagggctccagcaaAGCCTACAGGTTGAATATGCCAACTAATATTTTTGTTACAATATCCATTTTTGTAACTAAGTAGGTGAAATTCTGTTTTACATCTGCATAACCCAGAGACATTGGTAAGACTGCACAAAATTaaaaggcagaatttgacccatttaATAAAAGTAGGTTTTGTGACAATAATTTGTAAATCCGTTTTaggagaaataaaattattttgacaGGAGCACAGTGTATTGCCCCAGTAGTAAATCTAGATTGAATGTGTTGCAGAAAAGTCTTATCACCTTTAGGAACTCTGCTTCTGGCCAATCCGTGAAACAATATTATGACCTGTGGAGGCTCAGAACATTGGATGTTGCCACACATGGTCTCTAGAAAGGGGAGAGGgtagctttttttttaacttcatgaTTGTTTCATAGAAAGTATTTTTATCTTTGAAGAACATtatcctcttcctcctttctgaAAGCAAATGGCCTAGATGGTAGTCACCAATATTGTGTCAATTTGTGTCAACTGCTTGTATAGGTCTCAAAAGTGGCAGTGGTGTTATGTCATAAAGAGATGTCAGAGAGGGCCCCTGGTCACTTGGCATGCCAAGAGCAAAGAGCCTGATGTACATGATGGATCAAAAAACCAAAATAGCTGACTAAAAGTGCAAATTAATTTCTTTTGACAGAACAAACCTGTTATGGCTTTTGGACTCATAACAATTACCCTGTGTGTGGCCTACATTGGTTATTTACATGCAACACAAGAGAATAAAAAGGACCTCTATGAAGCTGTTGACAGTGAAGGAGCCAGGTATATGAGGAGGAAGACTTCCAAGTGGGATTAAAGAAGCTGCTTaataacagagaaagagagaggagtaaTTGGCAATGTAGGCATCTGAATTGTTAATGTTAAATTAGGTATCTGCTAACTTTTCTATGCAATTCTTGGAATGATGTTTGTAAAATTTAATCCAATTTCCATTCCATTTTACAATGCCATGCCTGTACCTATAAACTTTACAGAAGAGATACAAAGTAATAAAGTGTTAAGAACAGTTGCCTGAGTTGATCATTACAGTGTATAGATAAAAGAAATAATTGTGAGCTGGAGACTATAGTGATAAGTGACTTCAGAAATCTTTGTGATAGTTTAACTCATCTTTTTATGGTCTGCTTTGGCAAGAAGGAAAGCAGTTTTAAAATTCAAGGCACATTGTCTGTGGTAAATGGTAGTTTGAGCtgcaaaatctgcatttttaatattGCATTTGCAACTAAAGATATTTTTTGAAAAGACAAAACatctaataatttttttaaagtccagAAGTCTGTAAATACTGATCTAAAACAACCATTCAAAATGCTAATTTACTCTCTTATATAAATCCTTTGTTAAGACATCCTTTTCTGTTCATTTGAGTGACTGGTTTTATTTCTAAATTTGGTTTAAAAACTACATATACCTTCATTGGAAAATATGTGCCATCAATTTCTTGTTAGTCACTGGAATCAGGGTAGTCTAAAACACAGGAGATTCTAAAATGGTGAGGGTATgttctgtatttaaaatgtagttaatctatttttatattaataaaatttacaagTTCTACAGTTTCTgaaataattacacacacacaaaacaagttTACAAGAATATTAAGGTAAAAAAGTCAAGCATtcacaagttaggaaatgctagagttaaggttgcctgttcaaccttaattcagcctccttgtgtATCTGCATTATAATCCAATCTTTAATTAGgtgatcatatactattttttctatAGAACCCCTACCTCTttccatttcctaacttttgagtgcttgactttgcaaccttaataattttcttttaacatagtttttttgtCTCATTTCCTATGTTTTTAACTAAGCCAACTGATAAAACTCTATAGAAATTCTATCATGTGGTGTCATATTGGCACCCGTAtgagtcatcagcagggttggaaacTTTATAGCCACTTCACGTGACTCTGTCATGTGAGCTAAcggtaggttgtcatcctctgaaTAGACTCGCACTAGAGGGGAATGATGTACGTACTTTTCTAGTGGGTTTCACTGATATTTGTTGACAGAAAAGGAATTGTGAAACACAAGAATTTTGTGTTTCATTCCAAGCTCTAGTGATCACACAGTCTTCTGCTCATTCCCTTAAGAATGATCCTTTATGCCCCATCCACTTcaacctgtcccagtcctgtctcttcccctcccctggctccttgtcccagtcccattctcacctagccagtcccagtttccacTCCTAAAACATTTTGTCCTGGTCTTGCCCCTCCAGAATCCTGTCCcaacccctcccactcccagttCTCCCCCTGCACTCTGGCTCCTCACTAGATCTGGCTCCTCTACCATCTCAGCTCCTTTTCCCTGTCCCTTGCCCTACAAGTTATcagttccagtctccttgcctagccagtcccagtctcctctggctcctcatctgatctcagtCTCTCCCTCCTAGCTCCCAGTCCTCACCTATTTCCCTCCCTGTCTCCCAAGCTCCTTGCCATCCAGTCACAGTcccccttctcagtcttcttgcccagccagtcagtcatctcccacatcccagagccTAGTTGTCCTATCTTCTGCCAGCCTCCAGTTCAAGTATCCCCTCTACCTCTCCATGCAGGCTCCTTATCCCAGTCTACTCCCCTTACCTGTCTTCCCCGCTCTGGATAtggtcccctctgcatttgaatcagcaGCTTGTTCCTTCACCCTGCCTGGACCCAGCAAAAGGGTCAGCGAGAGCAAATGAATGACAAGCTCTCTGCTGTCAGTCCAGCTGCCCTGACCTGGACCTGTCACAGCCCAGAGCTGTCACAGCTGGaaaagccctgctcagccctgggTTGAAGCATGCACAGTGCAGAGAGAATCTTCGGGATATTTAGTTATGAAAatctaagaagtctctactgagcatgtggaAACTGATTTCTCAAAGACTcatataacttggccaaatgtggGTGGATTTTCAGTGACAGCAAAAAGCATGTTCCCAACACAAAGACCATCCTCTTCCAattttcaagtccctgctccaaggccTGGGGGCACTACTAAAAGGTGgctagaattttttaacatgggcaaaacaagaTATATTTTTTCCTAGCCTTTTGTTTTATAGGACAGGATAAGAAAGAGCCTTGAGACTAACTCTTTCATTTAATAACTATTATGTGGAATTTTAACCAGATGATTCTTTCATTCATTGAAATATATTAAGCCTACATTGTTTCAATGGGCTTCAATCCTAGTGAGCAAGAACTACTCTGAAGGGGCTTGTGATATATGGGAATAATGCAAGAGTGGGTCCTTACTTATTTTGTGGTGTGATGGTGGCCTTAGAAGTGAGCGGTAGTAACAGTGAAAGAAGGGGATTGGAAGGGTTTAGAACTGAGTCAAGGAGAAGGGTGTGGTGAATGCAGCTATGAGACTATGTAGTGGAAGGTCTGGCTG
This genomic window from Eretmochelys imbricata isolate rEreImb1 chromosome 3, rEreImb1.hap1, whole genome shotgun sequence contains:
- the SMIM8 gene encoding small integral membrane protein 8, with the protein product MSSAPESPNIKKEAPKEKDSRIPGLRGVRTTTLFRAVNPELFIKPNKPVMAFGLITITLCVAYIGYLHATQENKKDLYEAVDSEGARYMRRKTSKWD